The genomic DNA gttgtactactacgactgatcatcgtaagtggtcttcctggcgcggcaaactcccgtaatgagttcatcatccatttggataattctgcaacactacccgtagcatttcgatcgaaaggctactaatgggtggttgccgaagcattgacagggtcaaacagttttattggtgtatccattgaatgaagtatctcgtaacttcatttcttttcaaaatatttcaaagatcaaatattttcaagttttatttgtggtctcatctatgggatgacctcttgaatcttattatacttggaacagtagtagttctagtagattctaaaatggtataagtgtagcgaagtaattggtaacttcatcttcttttaaaacttatacccagtaagtaattaccttacacatgataaaagattctagtaagtatccatttagatacttgtattattgttatcactatatattatcttgcgagatgtaaggctcactcttgctttatttcttcatcacacaacaacagttaggaaagatggccagactctagcagacccagcgcaagcacgtgggaagcgtcccgcgtcttcccgttgatgttgtagctgctatagctgcagaggtagatccattgatagatcaggcattctacttttgagaatcaattatgtataattataacttgtggcagataatggcaattaactgtaaatttatcaagtaatcattttgggttgtaataacttttaattgtggattcaaggacttgtacttatttcaatttcatctcttagactataacgggttgtggtgtgtgttagtgtggggtcacaacataaggttatttattattaattaagtgaagtgatattgtggaaagaaagactgtgacgacccggatccctgaccccggatctgggggtgttacaacaactatTCGAGATGTTCACATCGAGCTGGTCACATTCAATAGTTGATCGAACTATATTTTATTACATTATGTTTTATTTACTTTTATGTCTCAATGCACTTTTTCATGTGCTATGGCATGTATTGCCAAAATAATGCTCTAGGACAATTCTATCTTATTGGCAAAGACATCTTTCTGTTAGGATTAGCACTACAACCATTGAGGATATAGATGAGCTTTTTGATCTGAAAATTAATGAGATATACTTTCACTTCTTCATTCAGCCTTAAACATCAAAAAAGTCACAACATCACATCTAATACTTCTTTTTTAGGGTGAAGgacaaatttagcctatttttacacaaaattgataaaaataaccaatttctgaaaagttggccaactttggccgatgggatacccaactgtcagtggagtatccactttatataagataccaaactggcagtggagtatcccatatatgaaatacccaactaccagtggagtatcttatacaaattgaGATATccaactgacagtggagtattcaatcggccaaaattagccacttttttcagaatggctatttttgttaatttttttcaaaattcggctatttttatcattttttctcTTTTTTAGGTGTGGTGACCAGAATATTGCTTCCTCTCGCACCACGAACTCCAATCAACGAATTCATTAAGTTATCCCACTCGTCCTGTTCCTCATTCCACACATCATCTAGTACGAGTAAAAATTTCTCCCCCTTCAGCTTTGCCTGAAGATACTTACGAGTCCTTCCGTATTTTCCAATGTGGAAGGGGTTGAAGTGAGAGATACTACCATTTGATTCAAAATCTTGATAAAATCAAAATCATCTGATAGTGACCCATATCCTCTTAGGAAACATATTAATCACAACATCTTTATTGTAAATTACACGAGCAAGAGTTGTCTTGTCTTGACCTCCCATTCCTACTACAGCAAGGACTTGTAAATCCTGATCATGATTTTTGCAAACTGTTTGGACTAAATAGGATATGTCATCATCTCTTCCGACTGTTTGGACTATTTGTGACTCGTCTTCAACAGGTGGGGTGTTACGGATCTCTCTTGGTTGAACAATGGAACGTAAATGCGCTTTGGGCTGAAGTCCAAGATCTATAGCCAATTTAAAAATAACGTCAAAGGAAGTATGAATGGACTTGATCTTATGAGCCACCTTGAAACGATTTATTATGGTGTTCTTAGAAGGAATGAAGAAGTCCCTTATGTTGTGATGATTTTCCACCTTTCGTCGAGTAACTTCGTATTGAAATTCATCCATAAAAACATCAGCTACCTGAGCGACAGCTTCAAGTTTGTTGTACCACTTTTGGACAGTAATCATGGGCACTTTCTTCTTAGCAGCATCGGATAAGAGGGCATCAACTAATTCCACTCTTTCACGGAGTGTGTTCAGATCTTCATGAATATTCCAAGCCAGAATCACTTGATCAGTTGCAAGTAAAACAAGCTTTCTGACAAGTCCTCTGGCAAGTTCACCTAAAATTGCTTCAGCCATTGTTCAAAATACAGTAATGGTAAAACAGTGATATACAAATTCTCTTAGAACAATTATAGTGTATATGAGTGTCTGGTACTAAcaaattatcagtatttaattatgAAAACTCTTGGGTATTAATGCATAATATACTAATGTTGCGTAAAAATTATGGTATTTAATCCGATTCTGACCAAGTCTCCGTCAGCTGCTATACAGTAAGGGCGAGCCATGGTCCCGTGGATGAGGTGGTGCCAACTTTTATTTAATCTGCCTCTTTACCAGCTACATTAACTAATAATCTAGCACCAAAACTTCTAACAcacaaaaaagaaaaaaatcTAGCACGAAAAGATTGACCAAGTCTTTCTGTTCATATTAGAGCTCTAACATATGTTTTATATTGAACTTTGGACAGCAGGGCATGGTGAGATTCCTGGTATAAGCATCAGCCAAGAGAGCATCAATTGATTCCAACCTTTTACATTTCTTAGTTTTTATATTTTCTCAATATCTCTTCTTTTATGTGTTTGTTTTGTCTATAACAAGTTAAACTCCGTGTCTCCTTGATTAATTTGTATATAACATTAGGTAGAACTGTAAATTGCTTTATACTTTGATCTCATGGAGGCCATGTTATGTCGGTTATTGGCTTATACTATTTCTTAGCCGCACAGAGTCACCCTGAAAGACATTGTACAAAGATTGATAAGATAAACACACATTTTGCATTAGTACAAACTTGGTAAGTATAGGGTACCAGTTACAAGTTCATATTAATCCTTAAATTTTCAGATGGAGTTTTGGTTTAATTGACAACCTTATTAGTACAATACCGAAGATCTTAATAAGATTCACCTCTTAAATCATAAATCCCAAGATTCACCAGCCACAAGAAAGAAGTTCCCGGTAATATTCCTCCTCAGGCACCATCGCTTAATCTAGTAGTCATATACACACCAACAAAAAGGCATGTTTCCAGGTTTTGATCCTTATCAGACTTTATAACTGAAATTACGAAACACATACTCAAACATTTCCTCCACAAACCAAGAGGGCATTACACACTCAATTCACACAAAAGTGTCCTAACTAAAAACATAGTGAATGAACAATATTTGCACTCTCTGCTTACTGATCTCATATTCCAACAAACataacttaagatccaacctaAATTTTATTACTCCATTACAGAACTCAAATCAAAGTTTTCTAATCACAAATTGTAAAAGAATATAAAGTTTTTACAACTacaagtaaataaatatataatgatgCTCATTTAAATCTGCAGAAGAATTGACACTTAGGAAGGGAGGGGTGATTGTAAGCTCCCCAAACTCTGCATTAGTACActattttttgttaattttttctTTTCCATAAAACAGTAACTTAATAACTTGGACAacgtttttaaaaaaaacattatTTTCAGCCCATATCATTTGATCCTTTAACTTATTGGGAAGCTTACTGAGATTTCGTTGAATTTTAACGATCTTTTTTCTGGAGACTCGGGATGTATACATTCATTTCTTATTTAGGTTTTATTTGCTTCTTACCTCAATATAGGATTTTATAAGAAATGTATGTTTATCGACCCCGTTGTGGATATGGTTTTATTGTAAAGTATGAAACGATCCAGGTTGGACTCTCTACTACCCCAATATTCTCAATAAttattgaaaatattcatattgtaTCTTGGTGGGCCCAAAAAAGGGACGAGATCCCCACTACTTAATTGACACTTAGAAAGTCTGCATTAGTGCATTTTACTGGTTTCTGGAAGGTGATGAAAATTCAAGGCCACCAAACCCGATCCCTGATTAAAATAGCAGAACGAAATGTAATTAGAACAATAGTTTAGGATAAATTAACAAAAAATTTGATTAAAACATAGTTAAGGTGAGATTAGATGTAGTTTACCAATTTAGATGTGGAATGTGTTGAATCTTGTACCATTCTGGTCCACTCTCCTTCCGACATCTTTCTTTCAGAATAGCACACCCGGATATAGTCAGGCTATCAAGGCTGTCACATTCTTCAAATGAGGGTAAACTCATCAAATTTTCACAATTCACAATGTGCAACTCCTTGAGAGATGGAAGCTTAGCTAGTGAATCAGGGAGAGCTTTCACTCCTTCGAAATCATTAATATACAATTCAGTCAATGCGGGGAAGGTGATGGAGAGACGATGATCATCTTCCCCTGCAGGCAGTATGGACTTGACCTTTTCCCACCCCTTTAGTTTTAACGATATCAGGTTAGGAAATGAAATTACAGAAGAAGAGGAGAAGGGCCATGGAAATTCATCTATTTCCTCTAAAGAGGGGCTGAATATTAGATTGACAAGACTGGTCCTTATATTTTGaaaaaattcccattctgaaagAGAGGGGCATCTCTCAATCATTAGATGTCTTAGACCACTTGACTCTCCAACTGCATTAATGCTACTCAAATCAGGACAACTGCGTACTTCTAAAGTCTCGAGAGCGACTCCAAGGGTCAGACTCTTCAAGCCTTGGCAGTCATGTAAACTCAAGCGTTTCAAAGACAGGGAATTGTTTTTCACGAGCTTGTCAATTGATTTGATGTTGAAAGAGCCTCCAGCTCCGTCACTGACGTTCCACAATCGCAGATGTGTAATAGAGCTAATGTTTCTGCTCATAGTTTCAAGTATACTGCTGCTGTCCAAATTCATGATTTCTAAACTCTTTAGTGACATAAAACTCTTGCTCGGTATCCTTGAAAACTTTGAACAACTCCCAACTGTTAACACCTCGACTTTGGGAAATATTAGAATAGTACGTTGGTCTTCAACACCTGTACTCATTACCGGTTCTAGCCATTCTTCTAGATTTGGCAAATCCCACAGAATGAGTTTTGTTAGAGATGGATACATTGTTTTAACATTTTTTTCTGGACCACTTCCACTGATCTCATCACTACTTATACTTCCACAGAAATCACTCCCTATAACCTTGACATTATTCATCTTGTTCATCTCCATTTCCCTCAATTTAGGAAGGTGACCCAGTGATGGAAATTTTTCACATATATTGCAATCTCTCAACATGATTCTCACCAAGTTAGTCATCATTGGAATCCATGATGCAAATGCCATCCCCTTAAACTTCGCTATGGTCAATCTTTTCAGATTTGTGTGAGGTTTCAATCCTTCCATCACATCCTCATCATTGTACTCTCTGTCATCCCTTTCTTCTCCATTGTTTGTCCAGTCTAACAATAAACGCTGAATATTAGACTTTTTACAAAGTTTCGCCTTACTTGCTTCTTCCCTACTTGACACGTCACTAAGGCCATAGAGATGAAGTTTGCCTCTAAGATTGTTAAGTCCTTCCAATTGTCCAAGGTGACAATTATGATCTCTACTCGCCATGAAATGTGGTAGAGTTTGCAGACAAGTTAACTTCTCTATACCAATAAAGATGAATCTCTCATATTCATTCACAATGTAAAGATGCctcaaattaattaaattacaaATCTTTTTTGGAAGCTCTTGCAGAGTTAAGACTCTCAGTGTTTGCAGGTTGTAGAGTTTCGTGATGTAACTAGGCAATTTATAGGGGCAACAAGAGATATCCAGATGTTTAAGAAATTTTAACTTTCTCAACGAACTTGGCAACTCATTTGTAACTATATTGGTATTTAAAACCAACACAGTTAAGTGTTTGAGGTAAGGTAACACATCACCACGGATACAATCCCCTGCATAGAGTAGGTGTACTCTACTGAAGCTTCTCTTAAGAATTGTTGGTTTTATGTCTGAAACTCTGTTATCAAGCCTCAAATATATAGCCCCGGAAGCATGGTTCAACTCATTTTTTGCCTTAACAGTTGCTGAATGATGTTTGGATAGATCTAGTGCGAGATCATGAACTAGATCATGCATCTTGCAACTGGTAACATTTCCGAATTCATCCCTTCCGACATCTTGTAACAAAGAATTCCACAGAAGAATATTGAAGTATTCATTGCCAATATCTTCCATCAGTGCATTGCTATCTCTTGGAGGTAAAAGGAATCCTAATGCCATCCATATTTGTACGAGTTCATTCTTATAAATTACCGTATCTTTTGACAAAATAGAGAAATATGTAAAACACTTTTTTAATGAAGGATAAGGTAAATTATCATACGACAACCTCAGGGAAGATAATACACCTTTTGATTTCCATATTTCATTGTTCTGGATCAGCAA from Apium graveolens cultivar Ventura chromosome 5, ASM990537v1, whole genome shotgun sequence includes the following:
- the LOC141724149 gene encoding putative disease resistance protein RGA4 — its product is MADAFVADLASRLLLKLISLATEQVIQAWNLYDDLLKLRERLESIDALLSDAATKKLTAYAVQNWFSKLEDVAHVADAFMDELAYEVTRHKVCNSHKVLEFFGVYKNSNLYRFKVARKIKYINTSFDNIFKWAGDLGLQPVAHLSSSVQVKEIRNTPPFEDESQIVGRDGDVSYLVETVCKNHEQDLQVIAVVGMGGQGKTTLARMVYNKEDVIKMFPKRMWVTVSDDFDFMKILNQMVVSLTSTTSMLENTEGLIKNLQKYLMGKKFLLVLDDVWNEIQGEWENLRNSLLGVGGARGSNILVTTRKQEVVDAMQCSVSYQVEKLSEEYSWELFKQGAFSYGGVLEDEEFAAIGRKLVEKCGGLPLAIKTLGGLLRTKKSEQEWLLIQNNEIWKSKGVLSSLRLSYDNLPYPSLKKCFTYFSILSKDTVIYKNELVQIWMALGFLLPPRDSNALMEDIGNEYFNILLWNSLLQDVGRDEFGNVTSCKMHDLVHDLALDLSKHHSATVKAKNELNHASGAIYLRLDNRVSDIKPTILKRSFSRVHLLYAGDCIRGDVLPYLKHLTVLVLNTNIVTNELPSSLRKLKFLKHLDISCCPYKLPSYITKLYNLQTLRVLTLQELPKKICNLINLRHLYIVNEYERFIFIGIEKLTCLQTLPHFMASRDHNCHLGQLEGLNNLRGKLHLYGLSDVSSREEASKAKLCKKSNIQRLLLDWTNNGEERDDREYNDEDVMEGLKPHTNLKRLTIAKFKGMAFASWIPMMTNLVRIMLRDCNICEKFPSLGHLPKLREMEMNKMNNVKVIGSDFCGSISSDEISGSGPEKNVKTMYPSLTKLILWDLPNLEEWLEPVMSTGVEDQRTILIFPKVEVLTVGSCSKFSRIPSKSFMSLKSLEIMNLDSSSILETMSRNISSITHLRLWNVSDGAGGSFNIKSIDKLVKNNSLSLKRLSLHDCQGLKSLTLGVALETLEVRSCPDLSSINAVGESSGLRHLMIERCPSLSEWEFFQNIRTSLVNLIFSPSLEEIDEFPWPFSSSSVISFPNLISLKLKGWEKVKSILPAGEDDHRLSITFPALTELYINDFEGVKALPDSLAKLPSLKELHIVNCENLMSLPSFEECDSLDSLTISGCAILKERCRKESGPEWYKIQHIPHLNWDRVWWP